TGGCCCCATAGGTTCGCTGGCGGGGTTCGAGTAACCGGACGGTCTGCATTGTGATGGTCGATGCTCCCGATGTCCGCCGGCCTGTTAGTATATTTCGGAAGGCTGCCCGTAGCAGCGCAATAGGGTTAAAACCCGGATGGTATCGAAAATATTTGTCTTCTTTAAACAGGATCGCTTCGCGTAGGGCAGGGGTAATTTCATCCAGTTCCACATACATACGCCACTTATCGTCGCGGCTCAGGAAGGCATGTAAAATAGTGCCATCACGAGCTGTAACAAGGGTTGAGTACGAAACGTGTGTTCGGAGTGGGAAGAAAAAATCAAGGGCAAAAAAAATCAATAGCATCGCCAGAACGGTTTTAGCTACACCCGATTTCCAGAACCGCTGGGCTATCTGTATCCCTTTTTGCCTTAATGACATGACAATTGCCTGAAACTCTCTGTTTATTTGTACGTCTTAGGACGAGTTTGCAGTATTCGGTTTTTAGGGTAAGGTGTACTGATGAGCTGGCGCGAAAGCCGTCTCCTCTGTCTGCCACCGAAAGCTGTACACTGTAAACCGAAAACTACACAAAAATTTACCTAAATCATGACCATTCAATTTTTCGGTGCGGCCCGGACCGTAACCGGCAGTAAACACTTACTCACTACAGTTAATGGCAAACAAATCTTACTCGACTGCGGTCTGTTTCAGGGCATCAATACCGACGAACTGAACCAGGAATTTGGGTTTGATCCGAAACAGGTCGATTATATGGTACTCTCGCATGCGCATATCGATCATACCGGGCTCATTCCCCGATTGGTACGCCAGGGATTCAGCGGACCTATTTACACGACCTCGTCGACCATTGACCTCTGTAAGATTATGCTGATGGATAGCGCCCGGATTCAGGTGCGGGATCTGGAGCGGGTAAACGAGCGTCGGAAACGGCGCGGTGATCCTGAACTGGAAGCCCTTTACGACGAGGACGATGTACAACAGGCACTCGAATTGATGAAGCCGGTTCACTACAATAGCCCGTTCGTGATTTGCGATGAAGTAACAGGGCTGCTAACCGATGCCGGGCACTTGCTGGGGAGCGCATCGATCAGTTTGACCATCCGGGAAAATGGTACCGAAAAACATCTGTTTTTTAGTGGCGACATTGGCCGTCCCGATGATAAAATTCTGCGGTCGCCTGAGCCTTTCCCACAGGCTGACTACATCATCTGTGAATCGACCTATGGGGACCGATTGCACGAAACGGAGCCCGATATGAAAGCACATTTACTGACTATTGTCCAGCAAACGTGTGTTCAGAATCGAGGCAAGCTTATTATTCCGGCCTTTGCCGTCGACCGTACGCAGGAGTTGATTTATGCACTCGATCAGCTAGCCAGTGAGGGCCGGCTGCCAAAACTGCCCGTTTATATTGATAGCCCCATGGCGGTACAGGCTACGCGGGTCATGCAGGACCATGAAGCGGATTTTAACCCCGACATTCTGGCGTATATCAAAAAGGATGGCGATGCTTTCGATTTTCCCAATCTGCACTACATCACCGATGTTATGGATTCGAAAGCGATTAACGATAGCAAAGAACCGTGCATCATTATCTCGCCATCGGGTATGGCCGAAGCTGGCCGAATCAAGCATCACATCAAAAACAATATTACTAAGCCCAATACAACTATTTTGCTGGTGGGTTATGCATCGCCGACTAGTTTGGGAGGAGCGCTGAAACGGGGTGATAAAGAGGTGACTATTTTTGGGGAACGTTATCCAGTTGTGGCCCGAGTAGCCATAATGGATTCATTTTCGGCACATGGCGATTACAAAGAGATGCTCCATTTTTTAAGCTGTCAGAACCCTGCCAAAGTTAAAGCCGTATTTTTGGTACATGGTGAGTACGATAAACAGCTCATCTGGAAAAAACATTTGGAGGAGGCTGGTTTCAGCCATATCGAAATTCCTGAGATGAAGCAGAAAGTGGTTTTATAGTGTACATAAACCCATAAAAAAACTCCCCCGATTGTTGAGGCCGGGGGAGTTTCTGGTATTTATCTGCTTTCGTCAGGTAAATCGTACGCGTGCTGCCCGCGCAAAACAACGATTTAGTACCGCTCGATACACTTTGCCGAATTGAACGTAACACCAGCGTCTGAGTTGCTTAACTTCCTTTGGAATGAGCAATTTTATAGCTTTGGCCAATTCTTTTTCAAAGAGAGCTTTATCAAAACTCACCTTCTGAAGGATGGTTTTGATATATTCGAGCATAGAGAGCATAGGGTATCAGTTTTTTGGTTAGGAAGCTTGTCGAATATAAGAACGAAATAGGCTATCCGGTTCGTTCTTATTCTCGTAACGGCTTTCCATGAAAATTGTTGCTTCAAAATAACGATGTTACTTGCAATATTCCGTATTATTTTTGTATTATTTTTTCTTAACATTGTGGCCATTTATGGCCAAGTGCCTGATAATGTTGCTTCTGTTGAATTAAGTGCTTCTACCTTTCCTATTGAACGGCCTTTTACGATATCCGTTATCATTCCGAACAGCGAAAACCGGGTAACTGTCCCTTTTCCCGACATACCAGGATTTATTAAAACAGGTGTCACAACAAGTATGTCGCCCAGTGAAGTTAATGGGAAAACGATTACAAATCAAGTTATTACGCAAACTTATCAGGCGTTAGCACCTGGCCGATTTCGGATACCTCCGTTTAGCATTGAGATTAATGGAGAAACGGTTCAATCAGTAGGTACTATTTTGGTAGTACAGCCCTCAGCAAAATCATCAGTTCCACTCAGCACAACCCTGGCTACGGTCGCTACAACCTCAAGTGATGCGGCTTTTCTGGACATTCGAACCTCTAAGTCCAGTGTTTATATGGGCGAAGGACTAGCGCTGACAGTATCGTTTTTTGTAGCAGATAATTACCCTTATGTGCTTGATTTTAAAGGTCTTGACAAGCAGATACAGGCAATTTCGAAGAAAATTCGCCCAGCCAATTCTTGGGAAGAAAGCGAGCCTATTACTGAACTGAAACCCGTTCCGGTGCTCATCAAAGGGAAAAAATATCGGGAAATTCAACTTTATCAGTCTATCTTTTTCCCCTTGTCGAATCAGTCGGTGCAAATACCTTCGGTGGCCATTCAACTGACTCGTACACGGCCCTTTATCGGCCCCCCGACGGCCCAGCTTGAGCGGGTTTTATTTACTAGTAAGCCACTGACGATAAAGGTCAAAGCCTTGCCAGCCCATCCATTGCGCGGCCGAGTATCGGTGGGGACATTTCGGTTAGAAGAAGCCCTGGAGCGGCAAGGTATTCATATAGGTCAGAGTGTTCGATACACATTTGCGATCACTGGAGAAGGTAATATTGCCACGATTCCGGCTCCTGTGCTCGTTAACGAAGGCCCCGAATTAGACATATTTCCACCGGAAGAAAAGCATGCCATCAGTCATTTTGGTAATCAGATAACGGGGCATAAAACGTTCTCTTATTTTATTGTTCCGCGCCAAAATGGACAGATTTTGTTGGCAAATCACTTTCAATGGATTTATTTCGACCCCAAAACCGCTCGTTACGATACCCTTCGTTCAAAAGTACGACTACAGGTAGGCAGCCATAATACCCAGGATGGGAGCCAGCCTGCAATCTTAGCAGACAATGCAAACGTACGTAGTGAAACGGGTCAGGTAGCCTCAACTGATCGCTCATTCTACGCCGGTATTACGGCTATGGATAGCACCCGTCAGCCAATCAGTATTTCGGTATTGATTCGGGCGATTGCCAACGTCCTGATTATCATTATGCTATTGGGAATGGTTTTCGTCTTTTTTAAAAAACAGCATACGGGCCGATAGCATCTGGTTCAGTATCGATTACACAACACGCATGAGCAGCACATACGGAAGCTTATTTCGAATTTCTACATTTGGTGAATCACATGGGCCTGGTATTGGGGTTGTGATTGATGGTTGTCCGGCCGGTTTAGCCTTTGATACGGAGTTTATTCAGCATGAACTGGATCGGCGAAAACCGGGCCAATCCCGTATTACCACGCAACGGCGCGAAGCCGATGAATTTGAGGTGTTATCGGGCGTTTTTGAGGGAAAAACCCAGGGCACGCCCATTGCCTTGCTCATTCGCAATACCGATCAGCGCAGTAAAGACTATGGGCATATTTCGGAACAATTCCGCCCCTCTCATGCCGATTATACGTATCAAACCAAATATGGCTCCCGTGATTATCGGGGTGGAGGGCGTTCATCGGCTCGTGAGACAGCCGCTCGTGTAGCGGCCGGAGCCGTTGCCAAACTGTTGCTGGCTCAGAAGGGCGTTCAGATCAAGGCGTATGTATCGCAGGTAGGTACATTGAAACTTCAAAAATCCTATCAGGAGCTAAATCTGGATCTGGCCGAAGACAATGCGGTTCGCTGCCCCGACCCGGAAACGGCCGAGCAAATGTTTCAGTATATTGATGAAACCCGCAAACGGGGTGATTCCATTGGTGGTATTGTCGATTGTGTGGTGGCAGGGGTTCCGGCTGGCTGGGGTGAGCCCGTTTTCGATAAGCTTCATGCCGAACTGGGGAAAGCCATGCTTAGTATTAATGCAGTAAAAGGGTTTGAATACGGTAGTGGTTTCGCTGGTGCAGAACGGTACGGGTCGGAGCACAACGATGAATTTTACATGGATGCCAACGGGAACGTTCGTACACGGACCAATCATTCCGGAGGTATTCAGGGAGGAATCAGTAATGGAGAGGATATCTATTTCCGAACGGCATTCAAGCCCGTGGCTACCATTATGCAGGACCAGGAGAGTGTGGATGTACACGGGCAATCGGTAACTGTTTCGGGCAAAGGCCGACATGACCCCTGCGTGGTACCCCGTGCGGTTCCGATTGTTGAAGCAATGGCTGCGTTGGTGCTGGCGGATATGTACCTGCGCAACAAGGCTGCTCAGGTTTAGAATAGCGGGACTGGTAGTGGCTGACGTTCAGTTTGTTATTTATGGTTTAATTCATGCATAAGTTGCTTGCAGTATACCAATTTTTAGGCCGTTTGTGGATTCACAAACGGCTTTTTTACGGGTTAATGGGCTTGCTTCTAACTAGCGGTGTATCGGCGCAAATGCGCTTCAGTTTCCATCGGGGACTCATGGGCACGCAGTTCAATCTCATTGTTTACGCCCCCGACAGTGTTGTTGCTCAACAGGTAAACGCTGCGGTTTCGGCTCGGATGGATTCGCTGAATCAAATTATGAGCGATTACCTCGATGGCTCCGAAATCAATCGACTGTCGGCAACGGCCGGGTCGGGAAAATGGGTGCCTGTATCGACAGACCTGTTTCATGTGTTACAAAAAGCGCAGACCATAGCCCGGTTGTCGAACGGCCGATTCGATCCGACCATCGGGCCTTTATCGCTACTATGGCGGAGGGCCGTACGGCGGAAGGAGTTTCCATCGGCCAAAGAACGTCGACGGGCCAGGCAGGCGGTTGGCTATCGATTCATAGAACTCGATAGCCTTCATCGTTCGGTTCGATTGCTAAAGCCAGGTATGCGGCTGGATGTTGGTGGGATAGGCCAAGGTTTTGCCGTCGATGAAGCCTTAAAAACAGTACACGCTTTAGGTGTTCAAGCCACTTTACTCGACATTGGCGGGGATATTCTCGTTGGGGCAGCGCCCCCCAAATCGAACGGGTGGCGGGTGGAAATTAGCTCAGGAAAAGTAAACGATCAGGATACGATAACCATACTGCTTCATGATGCCGCCATTACAACATCGGGTGATACGTATCGATTCCTGGAACATAAGGGCCGACGGTATTCCCACATTATGAATCCCCGATCAGGACTTGGCTTGCGGCATTTCGTCCGGGCAACGGTACTGGCACCTACGGGCTATCAGGCCGATGCACTTACTAAAGTATTTAGTGTAGCTGGCTTACGAAAATCTAAGAAATTACTGAAGCGATTTCCAGGCGTAGACGTATTGATGGTGGAAAATAAAAACGGCCGACTGCACGTATGGCAATCGGCCGGGTTCCAGCAACTGGAGATTTCCAGGTTAAGAAAACGCTAATGAATTATACAGCAATGGTTTTGCCGGGTACTGCAATCTGGTAGTAGCCGTCTTTATCAGGTAGGCTCTTAGGCATTGCATCCCAAGCCAGGGTGGTTGGGAACAGGTCGATTTGCGAGTTCAGGGCTTCATCCCATTTTACGGTTTTGCCCGAGTATGATGCCATACGGCCCATAATGGCGGTCATTGTACTTTTGGCACCATGCTCGGCATCAGCAAATTTGTACTGACCTTTGGCAATAGCATCAAAAAGTTCGTCGTGCTCAATCTGGTACGGGCTTATGTCTGTTTTGGCGTTGTAGGTGTAAATCGGCTGACCATTGTAACCGACTAAGCTACTGGTTTTCTTTTCCATCCCTTCAATTTTACCTTTTGTGCCAAGGAACAACTCATCGACTCGGCTGTAGGTACCTTCGTAGTGGCGACACTGGCTGTTGATGGTGCTTCCGTCGGCGTAAGTAAAATCGATGATGTGGTGGTCGAAAATCTCACCGTCATCTTTTCCATTTCGTACCTGACGGCCGCCCGTACCCTGGCAGGAAACCGGATAGCCTTTTTTCACCCAGTTGGCTACATCGATGTTGTGGATGTGTTGCTCGTTGATATGGTCGCCACACAGCCAGTTGAAATAATACCAGTTGCGCATCTGGTAATCCATTTCGGTCTGATTCGGTTTGCGGGGTTTGTGCCACACTCCTCCACTTACCCAATATACCTGTCCGCCGATGATATCGCCAATGGCTCCATCGTGGATGCGCTTAATCATTTCACGGTAGCTGGGCTGATAGTGACGCTGTAAACCCACCACAACGTTCAGTTTTTTCTTCTTCGCTTCTTCGGCGGCTGCCAGCACCCGACGAACACCCGGCGCATCGGTAGCCACTGGTTTTTCCATGAAGATTTGCTTGCTCTGGCGAACGGCTTCTTCGAAATGGCTGGGCCGGAAACCCGGCGGGGTAGCCAGAATAACCACATCGGCCAGCGCTATTGCCTGCTTGTAAGCGTCGAAACCGACAAATTTATGATCTTCAGGGACGTTGAGTTTGGGTGACCCATCGGGCGACTTAATATTTTTGGCCGTCAGGAAATTGCTGATGTTCTGATACGATTCGTCCAGACGATCGCGGAACGCATCAGCCATGGCTACGATCTGCACATTTTGTTTGGTGCTCAGTGCCTGCTGGGCTGCTCCGGTGCCGCGTCCACCGCAACCGATAAGCGCTACTTTGATGGTGTCGTTGACCGAGAAGTGATATCCTGGATGCCCACTTGCTTTTGCACTGAAAGGAAGGCTACCCAGAATAGCTCCTCCGGTAAGCAGGCCCGAAGCTTTTAAAAACTCCCGGCGGTCCTGATTGGATTCGTTTGCCATGTGTACAGAAAATTCGTTTGAGAAAGTCGCGTTAGAAAAGGCAGCAATACGAAAGATTTACTATTGAATGAGTAAAACAGCCTACGCTAGTAGACACATGACAAAAAATATTTATCAATTTGGGGAAAATTTTGTACTAAAAGCAGACTTATCGCTAGTTTAGCGTCAAAGGAATAGAGGTTAATGTCATCCATCTTTTATTGTACACATATGAGAAGAATACTTACTTATTCGGTTCTCTTTTTGGTTCTGTTCAGCCTGGTAAGTTTTACAGCGCTGGCTCAGACACGGATTTCCGGAAAAGTGACCGATGAAGCCCAGAAGGGCGCCCTGGCGGGTATTAGCATTGCTATAAAGGGTAAAGTAATTGGGACGATTACCGACCAGAATGGCACTTTTTCACTCACAACAAACACGCCAACGCCTTTCGTCATCGCTGTGACAGGGGTTGGATTCCAAACGCAGGAATTTACGATTAATGGAGATCGAACGGATCTGAATGTACAACTAAAAGAGCAGGTAATGCTCGGTCAGGAAGTAGTTGTGTCGGCCTCGCGGGTTGAAGAGAGTGTATTGAAATCACCTGTGTCGGTTGAACGGCTGGATATCCGAACGTTTCAGTCGACCCCCAGTGCTACGTTTTATGATGCCTTGCAGAATATCAAAGGCGTCGATATGAGTACGCAGAGTTTGACGTTTAAATCGGTAAACGTGCGCGGGTTCGGCGCAAACGGGAACACTCGGGTGGTACAATTGCTTGATGGAATGGACAACCAGGCGCCGGGGCTTAACTTCTCGGTAGGCAATATTGCCGGTGTTTCTGAACTGGACCTGGAGAGTGTTGAATTGTTGCCCGGTGCGGCT
This window of the Spirosoma aerolatum genome carries:
- a CDS encoding MBL fold metallo-hydrolase RNA specificity domain-containing protein is translated as MTIQFFGAARTVTGSKHLLTTVNGKQILLDCGLFQGINTDELNQEFGFDPKQVDYMVLSHAHIDHTGLIPRLVRQGFSGPIYTTSSTIDLCKIMLMDSARIQVRDLERVNERRKRRGDPELEALYDEDDVQQALELMKPVHYNSPFVICDEVTGLLTDAGHLLGSASISLTIRENGTEKHLFFSGDIGRPDDKILRSPEPFPQADYIICESTYGDRLHETEPDMKAHLLTIVQQTCVQNRGKLIIPAFAVDRTQELIYALDQLASEGRLPKLPVYIDSPMAVQATRVMQDHEADFNPDILAYIKKDGDAFDFPNLHYITDVMDSKAINDSKEPCIIISPSGMAEAGRIKHHIKNNITKPNTTILLVGYASPTSLGGALKRGDKEVTIFGERYPVVARVAIMDSFSAHGDYKEMLHFLSCQNPAKVKAVFLVHGEYDKQLIWKKHLEEAGFSHIEIPEMKQKVVL
- a CDS encoding BatD family protein — encoded protein: MLLAIFRIIFVLFFLNIVAIYGQVPDNVASVELSASTFPIERPFTISVIIPNSENRVTVPFPDIPGFIKTGVTTSMSPSEVNGKTITNQVITQTYQALAPGRFRIPPFSIEINGETVQSVGTILVVQPSAKSSVPLSTTLATVATTSSDAAFLDIRTSKSSVYMGEGLALTVSFFVADNYPYVLDFKGLDKQIQAISKKIRPANSWEESEPITELKPVPVLIKGKKYREIQLYQSIFFPLSNQSVQIPSVAIQLTRTRPFIGPPTAQLERVLFTSKPLTIKVKALPAHPLRGRVSVGTFRLEEALERQGIHIGQSVRYTFAITGEGNIATIPAPVLVNEGPELDIFPPEEKHAISHFGNQITGHKTFSYFIVPRQNGQILLANHFQWIYFDPKTARYDTLRSKVRLQVGSHNTQDGSQPAILADNANVRSETGQVASTDRSFYAGITAMDSTRQPISISVLIRAIANVLIIIMLLGMVFVFFKKQHTGR
- the aroC gene encoding chorismate synthase — encoded protein: MSSTYGSLFRISTFGESHGPGIGVVIDGCPAGLAFDTEFIQHELDRRKPGQSRITTQRREADEFEVLSGVFEGKTQGTPIALLIRNTDQRSKDYGHISEQFRPSHADYTYQTKYGSRDYRGGGRSSARETAARVAAGAVAKLLLAQKGVQIKAYVSQVGTLKLQKSYQELNLDLAEDNAVRCPDPETAEQMFQYIDETRKRGDSIGGIVDCVVAGVPAGWGEPVFDKLHAELGKAMLSINAVKGFEYGSGFAGAERYGSEHNDEFYMDANGNVRTRTNHSGGIQGGISNGEDIYFRTAFKPVATIMQDQESVDVHGQSVTVSGKGRHDPCVVPRAVPIVEAMAALVLADMYLRNKAAQV
- a CDS encoding FAD:protein FMN transferase; the protein is MHKLLAVYQFLGRLWIHKRLFYGLMGLLLTSGVSAQMRFSFHRGLMGTQFNLIVYAPDSVVAQQVNAAVSARMDSLNQIMSDYLDGSEINRLSATAGSGKWVPVSTDLFHVLQKAQTIARLSNGRFDPTIGPLSLLWRRAVRRKEFPSAKERRRARQAVGYRFIELDSLHRSVRLLKPGMRLDVGGIGQGFAVDEALKTVHALGVQATLLDIGGDILVGAAPPKSNGWRVEISSGKVNDQDTITILLHDAAITTSGDTYRFLEHKGRRYSHIMNPRSGLGLRHFVRATVLAPTGYQADALTKVFSVAGLRKSKKLLKRFPGVDVLMVENKNGRLHVWQSAGFQQLEISRLRKR
- a CDS encoding Gfo/Idh/MocA family protein, with product MANESNQDRREFLKASGLLTGGAILGSLPFSAKASGHPGYHFSVNDTIKVALIGCGGRGTGAAQQALSTKQNVQIVAMADAFRDRLDESYQNISNFLTAKNIKSPDGSPKLNVPEDHKFVGFDAYKQAIALADVVILATPPGFRPSHFEEAVRQSKQIFMEKPVATDAPGVRRVLAAAEEAKKKKLNVVVGLQRHYQPSYREMIKRIHDGAIGDIIGGQVYWVSGGVWHKPRKPNQTEMDYQMRNWYYFNWLCGDHINEQHIHNIDVANWVKKGYPVSCQGTGGRQVRNGKDDGEIFDHHIIDFTYADGSTINSQCRHYEGTYSRVDELFLGTKGKIEGMEKKTSSLVGYNGQPIYTYNAKTDISPYQIEHDELFDAIAKGQYKFADAEHGAKSTMTAIMGRMASYSGKTVKWDEALNSQIDLFPTTLAWDAMPKSLPDKDGYYQIAVPGKTIAV